CGTGTCGCACCGTCACAGTGCTCCCGAGCAACTGCTGGCCTCCCAGTTCCGCTCTCTCCAACTGGGCACCAACAGCGGGCGAGCCTCTCCAGCCCCCAGTGGGCAACACTGGACCTTGTCTCCGCTGCATCCTGAGGGCAGCCGAGGGGGAACCACAGGGGCTGCCCAGGATCCCCCGCACTGCCCAGAGCCTGGCTGCCGCCCACCGCCCTGCCactgctgccctgagctgcagCAAGCCTGCGGGCAGGATGGCCGGGGGGCAAGCCCAGTACTCAGCACTGAGGGGCCAGTGGAGGAGGAGAGCCGTGGAGGGGCCCGGCGGGCTGGGGGTCCTCCCCACCGCTCTGCTCAGATGCGCCGCCGCAGCGACCGTTTTGCCACCAGCTTGCGCAACGAGATCCAGCGGCGCAAGGCCCAGCTGCAGAAGAGCCGGGGTCCTGGTGCGCCTCTGCCTGGTGAGGAGCCAGTGGAGGAAACTGAGGAGCCCCCAGAGGGCAGTGTACTGGCAGAGCGACAGCCTGCCCCGTCTGAGTGTCTCAGCCCCGCACCGAGTGAGGAGAGCAGGAACTCTGGCCGCTCAGCAGATCGGGGCATCCCCACTCCTGACCCAGCCCCTAAAGGGCCCTTGTCCCCTGAGCGGGTGGTGCCAACAGCCAGGGGCCGCTGGCGCTGGTCCCCGGAAAACAAGCTGCAGCCACAACACTCGCCCAGCCACAGTGAACTGGAGGGCTACGGCCAGGGCCCGGCGGCCTGCAGCTCCCCACCACCACGGGGCAGCGACGAagcagtcctgctgccctttgcCGACCGCCGCCGGTTCTTTGAGGAGAGCAGCCGACTGGCACCACCCCGGCACAGCAAGCCGCCAGCAGGTGATCCCAGCACCTTCCAGCCCCCTGGCCCTGAGCACCGGGATGTCCGCCGCCTCTCTGTGGACCAGCCCTACAGCCCACCCTCACCCAGCCGCCCTGGCTCCGCTGGCCCCTATGCTGAGTGCTGCCGGGAGCAGCCCCACTGCTACAAGCCACTGGGGAGGCCAGGGGAGCTGGATTACCTGCGGGGCTTTTCCTACCCCTACGGGGTTCCCctgcgccctgagccctgccgcTACTGTGGAGGGGACCTGTGCCCGCCACCACGGCCCCGTGGCCACACATGCCGCTGTCACCCTGTGTCCTGGGTGCGCTGCCCTGACTGCTGCTACCCAGCTACCCATCCTGGGCGACAGGAGAGTGATGCCTGGCCCCTCCGGAGAGCTTTCGTTCCAGTGAGTAATGCCCTGTGGGactgtgctggggagcagcactgACACTCCCTTGCACCCCTGGACTATGACCCTGGGTTGGGGTGGGGGGTACTGTTCCCCCATTTGCCCTGCAGACTGCCTGCAAGTCTTCTGTGCCTGAATGGGGATGGGACAGCGGTGCTGGGGGATGGATTTCACACTGCCTCCTTCTCACACAGGAATTTCCTCAGGGTGAGTGGGAACCACCTTCAATCACCAGGAAAGTCAGCCAGTCCATCAGGTGAGCCCATGCCAAATGCCACGGTGCTGGGATGTGTGTGCCACTCAGTGGGGACCTCAGGGAATGTGGGGACTGCCTGGGGGATGTGGGGACTGCCATGATTTTGACTGGGATGTAGAAAGTGCCTCCCGTACTTCCTTGGCCATCCTTGGCTGGTGCTCTTTGAGGCAGAAGGAGGCACGCAGGGCAAGAGTGTGTGAGGAGGTGTCCACAGCAAAGGTGGTCCCTCCTTACCCTTCCCCAGGGTTCTGGGGCCATCTCTGGGGAACTGTGCCCAGCAGATAAGCCTGAGCTTCTCCCACCAGTGTGACTGGATGACTAGCTGGGGTAAATGAGGCAGGGCATGAAATGGGCCTGAACTGCCAGATGGGTGACTGTGTATGGGAGGATGGGTGCCTCCTTCTCTTCCTAGTGAGCTCTCCAGCTGCCCACCCGGTTTCCCAAGGCTTGGCCCATTCCACACCTGCCTTGAGAGCACCGAGCCAGAGTGGCCACCCTGCTACCGGGCCACATCCACGCATGACCTCTTGTGGGATAGTGACCACCTGGCCCAGACCCCTGAGAGCCCCCCGGATCCGCTGCACCGCCCACTAAGGGGCAGAGCCTTCTCTGAGAGCCATCTCAACCTGGAaccttccagcccctggggctgtgaccAGAAGGACCTTTTCCGTGCCAAGCTGGACCCTCCCAGCATCCCCAAAAAGAAGGGCCCTCCACCTCCCCGCCCACCTCCGCCCGACTGGGAGAAGTACAGACAGCGTCGGGCATCCCAGCACCCGCCAGATGGTGCTGGGCATGGCTCTGCCTTCTCTGCTGCCCCAATGCCAATCCGCAGCATTGCTGTGGCAGTGAGGGAGCGGTCACAGAGCCTCACTGGGGAGCAGAAAGGCCAGTCCTGGGGGCACACTGCTTGCCCCCCTGCTCCGTCAGGTGCCTGGCCCCGAGCTGAGGCCCCCAGATCACTCCGCAGGACTCCTGGGCCCGATGCTGCCAACGCTGAAATTTGCAGGCAAGTGGTGCCATGGCATGGGGGTGGGCTCTTGTACCCTGTATCAGAGCATCCTAATCCTTAGAGCACCGTGTGGGATTTTTGTGTTGcggactgtccctgtccctgacctcTTTCCCTGGCATGGCCATAGCCCTGAGGGGAGCTGACATGCCCTGGGTGGGTGTTGACAGGGTGTCAGGAGCCGGGGAGAAGCGGACAAAGATGAAGCGGTCTGGGGAGATGGAGGAGCAGCCCCAAAGGCTCATCCAGAACCAGGAGCAGGGCCGTGCCAGTCCCCGTGGGGTGGGTGagtgctccctgtccctgcattgTGGCTCTTGCCCTGCCATGCCGGAGGCACTTAAGCCCAGTTCTGGGGCAGTGGAGGGGGTGAGCTGCCAGGGCAGctggccccagccccgctgcatGGACTCTGAGGAACGACTGTGGGACGTGGCTGTCAGGGACCATTCCCTGGCCAGTGTCCTCGCccccttggcttcccctggcaccgCCAGTGAGGTGATGGGTgagctgctggtggctggggAGCGACCGGCCTGGCGGAAGTGTCTCCAGCAGGACTGGCACCTGGAGGCCCTGCCACTGGACAGGTAGGGCTGTCACACCACCGGGCCCCATACCAAGGGCAGGCTGACACCCCCCAGTGCTTATCGCTGTATCTCTGTCTCCCCAGGCAAGGGTTTGAGCCCATCTCGCTGCCTCCCAGGagtgctgccagctccagcaccTTCCCAGTGCACTTTGGTGTTGCAGTGGGCAAAACTGAGCCACTCAACAAGGTAAAGGCACTGCCGGAGGTAGTGGAGGGGAGCtcggaggatgaggaggaggaggtggaccATGAGCTGGTGGAAAAGAAGGTACAAGACCCTGCTGGGAACAATTCCCTTGTGGTTCCCCACTGTCCTGGCCAGGTGCTCATGGAGACTGGGTGCATTTCTGGATGCTCACGGGGACTGAGGCATCACTGGTTGTTCCTGGGAGCTGGGGACATCACCAGGCACTCATGGGCATGGGGGTAATTGCTGGACACGTGCGGGTACCAGGAACATTGCCATATACTCACATGGGCCTGGGGCATTGCCAGATGTCTCCAAGGACCAGGGGCATTGTCAGGTGCTTGCAGGACCAGGGAGTCTCACCAGATGCTCGTGGGGACCAGTGGCATCTACAGATGCTTGATGTTTGCAGGGACTGGGATGTTCCCAGATacccacagggacaggggcatCCATTAGGTGCACATGGACTCTGGGACATGGACAGATTCTTGTGGGGACTGGGAATTGCCAGTAGCTCATGGGAACCTGGGGTACCACAAGGTTCTTGTGTACTGTcggccccagcacagcgcccctACGCCTCCGTGCCAGTCCCCTGATCCCATGGGGAGTGGCCCCAGTTCCCCCTGACCCCTTtgctctggcagctgcagctgatcGAGAGTCTGAGCCGCAAGCTGGTGGTGCTGCAGGAGGCACAgcgggggctgcaggaggacatTAGTGCCAATGGGGCACTGGGTGAAGATGTGGCTGCTCGCCTGCAAGCCCTCTGCACCCCAGGGGAGTTCGACAAGTACCGCCTCTTCGTGGGTGACCTGGACAAGGTGGTCAACCTCCTGCTCTCCCTCTCGGGTCGCCTGGCCCGGGTGGaaagtgccctgggcagcctcggGCCACACGCCCCTGCTGAGGACAAGGTGGGCATGGGGGAGGGGACCCTCGCCCACGAGGTTTTGGGCTGCGGGATGCCCTGCCAATGCCAGCTGTCTTTCCCACAGCTGGCCCTGCGGGAGAAGCAGCGGCTGTtggtggcacagctggaggaTGCCAAAGAGCTGAAGGAGCATGTGGGGCGGCGTGAGGAGGCAGTGGGTGCCATGGTGGCACGGTACCTGCCCCCTGAGCACCTTCAGGACTACCAGCACTTCGTCAAGATGAAGTCAGCCCTCATTGCTGAGCAGAGAGAGCTGGAAGAGAAGATCAAGCTGGGCCAGGAACAGCTCAGGTGCCTGCGTGAGAGCCTTGGCCAGGCCTCCAAGGACTGCTAGCCCCCCTACCCAGTCTCCCTCTGGGATCCTGGCTGTGATCCCAGATTGCTATCAAAGAGGATCCAGCCCCTTGTGGATTCTCCCAGTGTCTGTTCATCTGTCCAGCCCctgccttttatttatttttctgattTACCAGGCAGGGGAGGGGGTTGCCAGTCCAGGTGCTGACAGGAGTTGTTGTGCCACAGAGCTGTCATGGGCTCTGGCCACTCAGCAGCCTGTGGCCCAGCAAGACCAGATGGATGGATGCTACCACCACTCTCATGGGTCTTTCTATGCCTATGAGGTCCCTCCAGCTTGTCCTGGACACCAGTGCCTGTCTTGTATCTGGTGCTGCACCACATGCCTTAAACATCCCCCAGCTACTATTCATGCAGCATCTGAAAGGGTTAAACCACGCTCACCAGCTGTCCTGTCTGTTTGCCCAGCTCTGTCCATCTGTGGGGGGGGGGAGCTGAAGGAATTTCAGCCCcagcatcctcttcctcctcattgtGTCAGAAACAATGGTCCTGGCCAGCAGGTTCTTAACCCACTCCCTGCTGGCTGAGAGACCACAGGGGGCCGAGGTGAGTGCCAGTAGGTGTTGTGTACCTGTGTCTTGGGATGGTACCCTGCCAGGGCACGGATGTTGGGACAAATACACTGAGGCCTGCGCTACTCTCTGTCACCAATGCTGTGGGCATGGAGACAACCCAGCCTCAACCAGCCCTCACCTGTAGCTTCTAACTCAACACCAGGAGCGATTAATAGAGGAAAAACCACATTAAGGACAAAACAGGGTACCTGTCCCCTTCTTTCTGCTGCAACAGCCACAAATAGCACTTAGATGTCACCCCTGCCACTGTCCATCTGTCTCCAGGGCATGAGCAGGTGCCTTCATACTGATTTTGCGCAGGGGTTTAATGCAACCAGCAGGAGCTTGGGGCAGGGGGGTAAACGTTTTGGGGAGGCATGTAGGCAGCAGCGCTTTGGTGTGGCCCCATAGCTGGACAACCCAGCCCAGGGTTCAGGCAGCATCCATGCCTGCCtgtgagctccagcagcagccctgctgtgttgtTACCCCTGCTCTGGGCTACCCTTTAGCCTGTTAAACACTACATTTCACACTTGCCTGACTCTACTGTGGGATGGTGCCTGGCAGGAGTGGGGTCCTCAACATTCCCTCCATCTCAACCACCCCAGAATCATTGCTAGGACCAAAGACTGCACCCCCTGGGGGCCATGCTGCTCTCGTGGTGGGGTtcagcagccctgcctgcatGTTGCTGCATGCCATTGTATCTCTAACAgtaaagcagcagcaggagctgcacttCTGTTCTAGCTGTCTCTTGCATGGTTTGTCCCTGTGCCCCAACAAGTGGCACTGGAGCAGAGAGAGGGTAATTGCTCCAGCTGGGATGAATCAAGGCTTAGCAAGCTCTTGGAAGCTGAATTCCCCCGTGGCACAGGGGGCACCTGAAGTGCAGCTGTGGGCAGGGTCTcttctgctcccagtgctcctagGCTGAGTTGGGGCACGGGTCAGTGCCTGGACTCATCCTACATGCCAGGATGCATGTAGGAGTCACGGCGCTTGGGTAGTGGATACAGGGTTTTCCCTGGCAATCTCTCGGGGCATAGCTGCCAGAACTtttggggcagccccagggagggggtGGCCGTGCCCGGGGGGATGtccccgtgctgctgctgctgctgagcctgtTCCGGGTGCCCCGATTCACCGGGGTGCCCCGATTCACCGCGGTCCGGCAGGGGGTGCCCGCTGCCCTCCccgggagctgctctgctcgccGGGAGCGCCGGCGGCCGCTGGGCGGCGCCAGTGCTCGGATGGGGCATGCGCGTGCAGGCGCGGGGGGGGTGTGGGAGCGCAGGTGCGCGCGAACACGCGCGGGGGGGGCTAGCGGCGCGCGCGTGCGCAGATGTTGGGAGGGGCCCGGGGATGCTCCAGGGTGAGCACAAGTGCACGGGGCCAGTGTGAGTGTAGGCGAGTGGGTACACACCCCCACAGTgcacacacacccccacagtgggttacacacccccacagtgcgtacacacccccacagtgggtacacacccccacagtgcacacacacccccacagtgcgcacacacccccacagtgggttacacacccccacagtgcgtacacacccccacagtgggtacacacccccacagtgcacacacacccccacagtgcgcacacacccccacagtgcgcacacacccccacagtgcgcacacacccccacagtgcgcacacacccccacagtgggttacacacccccacagtgcacacacacccccacagtgggttacacacccccacagtgcgcacacacccccacagtgggttacacacccccacagtgggttacacacccccacagtgcacacacacccccacagtgCGCACACACCCCCACAGTGCGCACACACCCCCACAGTGCGCACACACCCCCACAGTGGGTTACACACCCCCACAGTGCGCACACACCCCCACAGTGGGTTACACACCCCCACAGTGCGCACACACCCCCACAGTGGGTTACACACCCCCACAGTGGGGTACATACCCCCACAGTgcacacacacccccacagtgCGCACACACCCCCACAGTGCGCACACACCCCCACAGTGGGTTACACACCCCCAGAGTGCGCACACACCCCCACAGTGCGCACACACCCCTACAGTGGGGTACACATCCCCGCACAGTGGATACACACCCCCACAGTGGGGTACACACCCCCACAGTgcacacacacccccacagtgggtacacacccccacagtgcacacacacccccacagtgcgcacacacccccacagtgcacacacacccccacagtgcacacacacccccacagtgcacacacacccccacagtgcgcacacacccccacagtgggttacacacccccacagtgcgcacacacccccacagtgcacacacacccccacagtgcacacacacccccacagtgCGCACACACCCCCACAGTGGGTTACACATCCCCAGAGTGCGCACACACCCCCACAGTgcacacacacccccacagtgCGTACACACCCGCACACCGGGGTACACACCCACACAGTGGGGTACACACCCGCACACCGGGGTACACACCCCTACAGTGGGGTACACATCCCCGCACAGTGGATACACACCCCCACAGTGGGGTACACACCCCCACAGTGGGTACACACCCCCACACCGTTGTACACACGTGCATGCACACAGCAGCGTGTTGGCGAGTGGCTGGAAATGTGTGGCGTGCGAGCATATGGCAATGCAGGGGATACCGGCACATGCACATCAGTGCATACAAGTGAACATGTACGCACAGTTGGATGTGTGCACATACACGTGAGCACACACAGCTGAACTCTTACATAAGTGAATGCATGCACACACCTCTGAGCATGCATGTTCTCATAGTTGAACACATGCCATATGTGTGGGTGCACATGTACAGGGCACAGATCCATGCAGCTGCACACAAGTGTTAGTGGCGAGTGACTGCACGTGCAGGTGAATGCATGCACGGGGGAACTTGTCCTATGTCTGATGTGCACGTGTGAATGCATGCCCATGTTTATAAGTGCGAGTTCATAGGGCTACTTGTGCAAGCCCTTGCATGTGGATAactgcaggcacagggaaactGTGCCCCATGACCCATTCAAAACACCATTGTCCCTCcatgcagctccagctgctgccaggTGTGACTGTCGGCCCACAGCATGGCAGCATAGCTGGCTTGCTGGATACAGGGACCCTCAATGCTGGATGTGGCCATGGCATGGGGTGTCCTGGGATTCCTTTGTGAGACtccagaactgcaaacagaacCCACAAAGGTAGGGTAGCCCCTGGCCCTGGTATCTGTCTCCCCATCATGATGATCTCTCCATTATACAGATCCCAGATCTGTCCCACAATGTCCCATACACCTGAGCTGGGGAAGGATGAGGATATGGCAGGTAGTGATGCTTTAATGAGAGACCCCTGCCACATGAGGGAGATGGGGAATCCTGGAGCATAAAAGTCCAAACCCCATAGTATGGTACACATAGTAGACCCCCCTCACTCCCACAGTCCATTACAGCCCAAAAAGGAAAGCCATGCATTGGGAAGGGACAAGAGAGCGCTTCCTGTCCCTGTACTGAGGCAGAATGGCCCAGCAGGAAGGAAGGGATATGGGGCTCTGCCAGCAtggagagcccagagcagcagtgggTGGGAGATGAGTGCAGAAGCCCATGCAACACTGTGGGATGGAAAGTGAGGCCAGAGCTTCTCTCCCCAGATGTTTGGTGGCACACCTcctgtgtgcatgcatgtgtgtgtgctcCAACACATGTTCCAGGGCATGCTCTATGCAATCACACCTCTGTGGGGCTATCTGCATGCATGcacaccacagaatcacagaaaggtttggggtgggagggatTATTGAAGGATATTCTGTCCAATTCttcctgccacgggcagggttagggttagggttagggttagggttagggttagggttagggttagggttagggttagggttagggttagggttagggttagggttagggttagggttagggttagggcaggaacatcttccaGGGATGtcgggttgctccaagccctatccaCCCTGTCTCTGAACACTTCTAGAGATTggccagccacagcttctctgtgcagcctgtgccagtgcctcaccacccccatGATAAATTATTTCCTCTTTCTGTGTAATCCAAACACACCATAAGTCACTTTATAACTgatgccccttgtcctgtctctaCATGCCCTGTGAAAAACTCTCCTTTTGGAACCTCCTTGATATACTGAAATGCTGCTTTAAGGTCTTACTGGAGCCTTGTCTTCTAAAGGATGAACAACCCCATATCTCACAGTCTGTTTCCACAGCAGATTGTTTTCAGCCCTCAGAGCATCTCTGTGGTGTTCTCTTGACCCCCTCTAACAGCAGCACATCCTCCTTGTGCCGGAGACCCCTGATCTGGAGCCAGCACTCTTGGGCATGTCAccagaggacagcagagcagATGGGGAGAAGCTCCCTCCCTCAtcgtgctgcccaccctgctggaGATGCACTCAGGACATGGCCAGCCCTCTGCGCTGCCAGCACATTTGTGTGTGCGTGGAAGTGTGTGGCAGCATCTGTGTATGTGCTCGGCCGTGCCTCCATGTAACGCCATATGCCCATATGGTTGCATGGCAATGGTGCACACACTCACCTGTGCGTGGGGTGTG
The nucleotide sequence above comes from Melospiza melodia melodia isolate bMelMel2 chromosome 16, bMelMel2.pri, whole genome shotgun sequence. Encoded proteins:
- the SHROOM4 gene encoding protein Shroom4 isoform X2, with product MHCPADAFSFSWPSGCDVSSKLSLQWNPLSWHCSTDRSSSIGSMESLDHPSQACYEGDPSPVDQGMYHSKRDSAYSSFSASSIASDCALSLRPEEAVSIDSSLQGPRKAPDRHYLTTGAEPSASWHPEAWRAPVPPQPPVRRDSLRAAPAGRGDKCQASMSADMLHAKGRWISDTFLCQRDGEAEIVGRRKLAPYPTKDCLSADQYYMLSSHPDRCPAEPLLGESMESDNQPYVDDSMHQVPDATTAGDNPLLSPLKGHVSHRHSAPEQLLASQFRSLQLGTNSGRASPAPSGQHWTLSPLHPEGSRGGTTGAAQDPPHCPEPGCRPPPCHCCPELQQACGQDGRGASPVLSTEGPVEEESRGGARRAGGPPHRSAQMRRRSDRFATSLRNEIQRRKAQLQKSRGPGAPLPGEEPVEETEEPPEGSVLAERQPAPSECLSPAPSEESRNSGRSADRGIPTPDPAPKGPLSPERVVPTARGRWRWSPENKLQPQHSPSHSELEGYGQGPAACSSPPPRGSDEAVLLPFADRRRFFEESSRLAPPRHSKPPAGDPSTFQPPGPEHRDVRRLSVDQPYSPPSPSRPGSAGPYAECCREQPHCYKPLGRPGELDYLRGFSYPYGVPLRPEPCRYCGGDLCPPPRPRGHTCRCHPVSWVRCPDCCYPATHPGRQESDAWPLRRAFVPEFPQGEWEPPSITRKVSQSISELSSCPPGFPRLGPFHTCLESTEPEWPPCYRATSTHDLLWDSDHLAQTPESPPDPLHRPLRGRAFSESHLNLEPSSPWGCDQKDLFRAKLDPPSIPKKKGPPPPRPPPPDWEKYRQRRASQHPPDGAGHGSAFSAAPMPIRSIAVAVRERSQSLTGEQKGQSWGHTACPPAPSGAWPRAEAPRSLRRTPGPDAANAEICRVSGAGEKRTKMKRSGEMEEQPQRLIQNQEQGRASPRGVGECSLSLHCGSCPAMPEALKPSSGAVEGVSCQGSWPQPRCMDSEERLWDVAVRDHSLASVLAPLASPGTASEVMGELLVAGERPAWRKCLQQDWHLEALPLDRQGFEPISLPPRSAASSSTFPVHFGVAVGKTEPLNKVKALPEVVEGSSEDEEEEVDHELVEKKLQLIESLSRKLVVLQEAQRGLQEDISANGALGEDVAARLQALCTPGEFDKYRLFVGDLDKVVNLLLSLSGRLARVESALGSLGPHAPAEDKLALREKQRLLVAQLEDAKELKEHVGRREEAVGAMVARYLPPEHLQDYQHFVKMKSALIAEQRELEEKIKLGQEQLRCLRESLGQASKDC
- the SHROOM4 gene encoding protein Shroom4 isoform X1, producing the protein MERAEGRPGAPQYVHVQLQGGAPWGFTLRGGLEHGEPLIVSKVEDGGKAALSRRLQPGDELVNISGTPLYGSRQEALILIKGSYRTLKMVVRRRSVPVFRPHSWHVAKLAESRPDVPTMHCPADAFSFSWPSGCDVSSKLSLQWNPLSWHCSTDRSSSIGSMESLDHPSQACYEGDPSPVDQGMYHSKRDSAYSSFSASSIASDCALSLRPEEAVSIDSSLQGPRKAPDRHYLTTGAEPSASWHPEAWRAPVPPQPPVRRDSLRAAPAGRGDKCQASMSADMLHAKGRWISDTFLCQRDGEAEIVGRRKLAPYPTKDCLSADQYYMLSSHPDRCPAEPLLGESMESDNQPYVDDSMHQVPDATTAGDNPLLSPLKGHVSHRHSAPEQLLASQFRSLQLGTNSGRASPAPSGQHWTLSPLHPEGSRGGTTGAAQDPPHCPEPGCRPPPCHCCPELQQACGQDGRGASPVLSTEGPVEEESRGGARRAGGPPHRSAQMRRRSDRFATSLRNEIQRRKAQLQKSRGPGAPLPGEEPVEETEEPPEGSVLAERQPAPSECLSPAPSEESRNSGRSADRGIPTPDPAPKGPLSPERVVPTARGRWRWSPENKLQPQHSPSHSELEGYGQGPAACSSPPPRGSDEAVLLPFADRRRFFEESSRLAPPRHSKPPAGDPSTFQPPGPEHRDVRRLSVDQPYSPPSPSRPGSAGPYAECCREQPHCYKPLGRPGELDYLRGFSYPYGVPLRPEPCRYCGGDLCPPPRPRGHTCRCHPVSWVRCPDCCYPATHPGRQESDAWPLRRAFVPEFPQGEWEPPSITRKVSQSISELSSCPPGFPRLGPFHTCLESTEPEWPPCYRATSTHDLLWDSDHLAQTPESPPDPLHRPLRGRAFSESHLNLEPSSPWGCDQKDLFRAKLDPPSIPKKKGPPPPRPPPPDWEKYRQRRASQHPPDGAGHGSAFSAAPMPIRSIAVAVRERSQSLTGEQKGQSWGHTACPPAPSGAWPRAEAPRSLRRTPGPDAANAEICRVSGAGEKRTKMKRSGEMEEQPQRLIQNQEQGRASPRGVGECSLSLHCGSCPAMPEALKPSSGAVEGVSCQGSWPQPRCMDSEERLWDVAVRDHSLASVLAPLASPGTASEVMGELLVAGERPAWRKCLQQDWHLEALPLDRQGFEPISLPPRSAASSSTFPVHFGVAVGKTEPLNKVKALPEVVEGSSEDEEEEVDHELVEKKLQLIESLSRKLVVLQEAQRGLQEDISANGALGEDVAARLQALCTPGEFDKYRLFVGDLDKVVNLLLSLSGRLARVESALGSLGPHAPAEDKLALREKQRLLVAQLEDAKELKEHVGRREEAVGAMVARYLPPEHLQDYQHFVKMKSALIAEQRELEEKIKLGQEQLRCLRESLGQASKDC